A stretch of the Xiphophorus couchianus chromosome 15, X_couchianus-1.0, whole genome shotgun sequence genome encodes the following:
- the psmc6 gene encoding 26S proteasome regulatory subunit 10B: protein MADTRDKALQDYRKKLLEHKEVDGRLKELREQLREQTKQYEKSENDLKALQSVGQIVGEVLKQLTEEKFIVKATNGPRYVVGCRRQLDKSQLKPGTRVALDMTTLTIMRYLPREVDPLVYNMSHEDPGSVSYSEIGGLSEQIRELREVIELPLTNPELFQRVGIIPPKGCLLYGPPGTGKTLLARAVASQLDCNFLKVVSSSIVDKYIGESARLIREMFNYARDHQPCIIFMDEIDAIGGRRFSEGTSADREIQRTLMELLNQMDGFDTLHRVKMIMATNRPDTLDPALLRPGRLDRKIHIELPNEQARLDILKIHSSPITKHGEIDFEAIVKLSDGFNGADLRNVCTEAGLFAIRSDREYVTQEDFMKAVRKVADSKKLESKLDYKPV, encoded by the exons ATGGCGGACACGAGAGATAAAGCTTTGCAAGACTACAGGAAAAAATTACTAGAACATAAGGAGGTTGACGGACGATTGAAAGAAT TAAGAGAACAGCTGAGGGAACAAACGAAGCAATACGAGAAGTCAGAGAACGACTTAAAGGCTCTTCAAAGTGTTGGTCAG ATTGTTGGAGAGGTGCTAAAGCAGCTTACAGAAGAGAAAT TCATTGTGAAAGCCACCAACGGTCCCCGATATGTGGTTGGATGTCGCAGACAG TTGGACAAATCACAGCTGAAGCCTGGCACCAGAGTGGCTTTGGACATGACTACACTCACTATAATGAG GTACCTACCCAGGGAAGTGGATCCTCTAGTGTACAACATGTCCCATGAAGATCCAGGCAGCGTCTCCTACTCTGAAATTGGAGGACTGTCTGAACAGATCCGTGAACTGAGAGAG GTGATTGAACTTCCTCTGACCAACCCTGAGCTCTTTCAGAGAGTGGGAATTATTCCTCCAAAAGGTTGCCTGCTTTATGGGCCCCCAG GCACTGGGAAGACTCTACTTGCCAGGGCTGTGGCCAGTCAGTTGGATTGCAACTTTCTAAAG GTTGTGTCCAGCTCCATTGTGGACAAATACATCGGTGAAAGTGCAAGGCTCATTAGAGAGATGTTCAACTATGCCCGGGACCACCAGCCATGCATCATCTTCATGGACGAGATTGATGCCATTG gtGGCCGTCGTTTCTCAGAAGGTACTTCAGCTGATAGAGAGATCCAAAGAACTCTGATGGAG CTGCTGAACCAGATGGACGGTTTTGATACTCTACACAGAGTCAAGATGATCATGGCCACCAACAGGCCGGACACCCTGGACCCAGCGCTGCTGCGGCCTGGAAGACTGGACCGGAAAATAC ACATTGAGCTGCCAAATGAACAAGCTCGACTGGACATCCTCAAAATCCACTCCAGTCCCATCACCAAGCATGGCGAAATAG ATTTTGAAGCCATTGTAAAACTGTCTGATGGTTTCAATGGTGCTGATCTAAGAAACGTGTGCACTGAAGCAG GACTGTTTGCGATC
- the znf292b gene encoding zinc finger protein 292b, with protein sequence MKMADEEAEQDRGLVDNISKTIGEVRNLLEGLHEVVIRESANSPVQSSSDYCQEFCRTLLEFVGRWKTEEEPLPLVQVYMVALLSFAKASSYLSLQCESVPLVVERLSLSFLELLLSLKTLPDDLWQYFKSSVQFAHDKLQENGITQLSLLCVLSQHEGIWSHKVLQSILSDENPATEHVETFLEHEGPVLLQMRVKQLIKEKQLEKAALLAKICTDCSAFQAKGDFKQMYLVCLCGTLEKDQLMEELSKEDCHDAIEMICNLESDGDDSAAFSLCSAFLTRQLLQGDTYCAWELTLFWSKLLKRLEPSDHAFLDRCRQMSVLSKSVYHILFFIKVIQSEITHVGLPVCIELCIMALRITSEDVKGKATVCKTISCLLPTDLEVKRACQLTEFLLEPTVDSYYVVETLYNEPDQKLEAENMPIPNSLRCDLLLVLKTQWPFDPEFWDWKTLKRHCLSLMGNEASIVSSIDSLNDSENTEEEEDYMSLKDCNYIPDSIVSGTYDLQDAADKKQKNREMKKLKEKGFVSTRFRNWQAYMQYCVLCDKEFLGHRIVRHAQIHFSHGIYTCPICAETFISKDTFLPHVTSHVKLSCKERLSAMETSRALINSKLAAPSIAILKAKAHNELQKLNSSLKQNIARVQRTQSQVSRYDVDVNEDNYMCPVGTCKRSFKFIKNLIAHVKGHGDNEEAKTFLELQNNKVVCQYCRRHFVSITHLNDHLQVHCGAKPYICIQLNCKASFLSKTKLLLHKKTHSDFIAKCMFPNCGKIFNAPFKLFDHESHHYKTFTCKVVDCGKVFHSQQQLDLHVENHATQHKDSLPRSSFSAKSQPGSSTNEQIPSSQYSVKPEHSQININSDASCYPNPGEFMTIQSLLKTSPEHVDTMETCQVKPDPPKSLFPTGNICSSNKSLIHSHSHSHLLNSSKEKDEVGHQSLDRKIPPQNYPVHPFEASVGQLLQSLPHTLPSKVNTDVMNYKSNHNFMLPMLQGPVSCRNSLAVSLPHISSDPSVSQPIPPRINPQLTESNQENFATPSNVTAPPPEQRPRFHCAFETCTKTYSSYRSVSKHMRAVHPEFYEKWKVARTEIKISHIPALNTSSGPLSSVSSLQTKQASRRVQGNGIIQPHSCLNTSTTSQYGVPQNLPSFPHNPNSSQLMASVLNPIVLSQLGADRSPITTQSQLSMGQNPVAAGSEFVPNRNSSQVFPSNQQMIHAIDSSSALFPLGISSSSVMESKVCHSESLDSLLDKSRAQTTTVSTQRSMELSQEMAASQTCTSKMQSCVVSLSKTPEKTKPNHELFDLSILEEKQSRTIQPKYDPAISEMNLETERQDRKHARTKWPAIIKDGKFVCRRCFRQFDNPRSLGGHLSKRAICKPYQESAINTDLPQSFLDLLNSEQTVATSQTQSFYNGVAPYHKPEKKVIGFSSASKHYPTSQYPQNNMPSYENSPSQNVMLKHLMPESSMSDQFVPPSDTQTMFQNSCASHAASEHLLGTSVIQHTETVQLKQRVNSYFATHPHDSHVERFPVSEFSDSLLSEILMENSASALLGTTHKIKKTPELIFHESYPSKKTISAPDSCSNAMKQMLLPEFHLSQAVTSGMQAMSPVKTTDKDIKKRLREQILAGDFQRRNICSSGDVNLKTSGSSPYSPSNNSGFQNLFYDATSHSKPQGQVLTGSSPVTSESSGKIEDLLNTQSFTGFRETPRILIELPSPPVTTATELDPGPSGLSASQHQWMTEMQCAFERLDLMRELPDQLITSLKQNGFEKSGLPVSSQVKSQNFTGVTSVPSTSVVKPFACEDIDCSFSSISNDSLWRHLFKAHNYTIGMVNEVKKRYGQYSPFKCEKCPKAFTRNSNLRIHYRSVHKLSNKEIADLDEKRKMAKAEVSNASRKKPVAVNQVPLAPVNHTILDNSACIHPLQASYVPSANTAVTNHEYQGHNHCSVIHSLKDVPMQNLEQTPPASRLTFPTSQAAQTGMSTEQWIKQEGNVPELHAESQNFPLFQNLSTLPQAPRTHENGPFKMQTVVKQNTNIVRKSKGKKPKSEDALSPYRPYRCVHQGCEAAFTIQQNLILHYRAVHQSALSALVESGEHVLSEENDQSEETDELLHHVKEEPESELLQITEIRCQVKDCCCVFQEIPNLFQHYLQLHEFTDDEVEALLFGVRLGRFACGHQGCTETFTAYRKYKSHVKEHHKDLNLAKPEQLQVFKCEIEGCDRSYATKSNMLRHMMKKHQDLYQLKLQNKQVEEDEEKQNSTSSHYQFTKISNGKENIESNKKIPLRAHDRKKVDKSKSKHWLKYGKPSLKSKVDASALCTKKFHLQYPCMIKGCTSVMKSEKSILKHYIVHGLSEKYLEQHRSHFIFCKKFSRHKFRSIRSDDSKSENTSEQSDVEKTDAVTDEGKYEYSKPVLRRRSPTEMPMTLLKTKLSKKKSSDGLVVLKRKRGRPKKFGGNFVKSKKVIRPTKTTSVQVKEEKQTSPSLAIVPEETEQSVPLASFKPMGFEMSFLQFLEETRESEQHLMRSVKVENGESQTSSNSKKTCVWFSNHQNLKSLCKVKIKLDPAFVGVIEPMLKQLQDMDPAVVLERCD encoded by the exons ATGAAGATGGCGGACGAGGAGGCCGAGCAAGACCGTGGTCTTGTGGACAATATCAGCAAAACAATTGGGGAAGTTAGAAATTTGTTGGAAGGACTACATGAAGTTGTGATTCGAGAAAGCGCAAATTCACCAGTTCAGTCCTCTTCTGACTATTGTCAAGAGTTTTGTAGG acACTCTTGGAGTTTGTAGGCCGTTGGAAGACAGAGGAAGAGCCTTTGCCACTCGTACAGGTGTACATGGTCGCCCTGCTCAGCTTTGCGAAGGCTTCTTCTTACCTCTCTCTGCAATGTGAAAGTGTTCCACTTGTGGTTGAGAGACTTTCACT GAGCTTTTTGGAACTGTTGCTCTCACTTAAGACCCTTCCAGATGATTTATGGCAGTATTTCAAGTCGTCTGTGCAG TTTGCACATGACAAACTTCAGGAGAATGGCATCACCCAGCTGTCGCTACTGTGTGTCCTGAGCCAACATGAAGGCATTTGGAGCCACAAAGTCCTGCAAAGTATTTTGTCTGATGAGAATCCTGCAACAGAACATG TGGAGACGTTTTTGGAGCATGAGGGCCCTGTGTTGCTGCAGATGAGAGTGAAGCAGCTGATAAAGGAGAAGCAGCTGGAGAAGGCTGCACTTCTAGCAAAGATCTGCACTGACTGTTCTGCCTTCCAAGCGAAGGGGGATTTCAAACAGATGTATCTTGTCTGCCTCTGTGGCACGTTGGAAAAAGATCAACTCATGGAGGAG CTTTCAAAGGAGGACTGCCACGACGCTATAGAAATGATTTGCAACCTGGAATCAGATGGAGATGACAGCGCAGCGTTCAGTTTATGTTCAGCCTTTCTAACCCGTCAGCTTCTCCAAGGAGACACATACTGTGCTTG GGAGCTCACTCTGTTTTGGAGTAAGCTGCTAAAGCGGTTAGAGCCATCAGATCACGCCTTCCTGGATAGATGCCGGCAAATGTCAGTCTTATCCAAATCCGTGTATCACATCCTGTTCTTCATCAAGGTCATCCAGTCGGAG ATAACCCACGTTGGTCTACCAGTGTGTATCGAGTTGTGTATAATGGCGCTACGGATCACATCGGAGGATGTCAAAGGAAAGGCCACAGTCTGTAAAACAATTTCCTGTTTGCTTCCAACTGATCTGGAAGTTAAAAGAGCATGCCAACTAACAGAGTTCCTTCTGGAGCCCACTGTGGATTCATACTATGTTGTGGAGACACTTTACAATGAACCAGATCAAAAACTAGAGGCAGAAAATATGCCTATTCCCAACTCTCTGCGTTGTGATCTCCTACTGGTTTTAAAGACCCAGTGGCCTTTTGACCCAGAGTTCTGGGATTGGAAAACACTGAAGCGTCATTGTCTGTCTCTAATGGGTAATGAGGCTTCTATCGTCTCATCCATTGACTCTCTAAATGATTCTGAGAACACTGAGGAAGAAGAAGACTATATGAGTCTAAAGGACTGTAATTATATCCCAGACAGTATAGTCAGTGGCACGTATGATCTTCAAGATGCAGCagacaagaaacagaaaaatagagaaatgaagaagctgaaggaaaagGGCTTTGTATCTACCCGCTTTAGAAACTGGCAGGCCTACATGCAGTACTGTGTGCTCTGTGACAAAGAGTTTCTTGGTCACCGAATTGTTCGACATGCTCAGATTCATTTCAGCCATGGAATCTACACTTGTCCAATTTGTGCTGAGACGTTCATATCCAAAGACACATTCCTTCCCCATGTAACGTCACATGTTAAACTTTCTTGCAAGGAAAGACTGAGTGCAATGGAAACCAGCAGAGCACTGATTAATTCCAAATTGGCAGCCCCTTCCATTGCCATATTGAAAGCAAAAGCACACAATGAACTTCAGAAGCTTAACAGttcactgaaacaaaacattgctaGAGTTCAGAGAACTCAGTCTCAAGTGAGTAGATATGATGTAGACGTTAATGAGGACAACTACATGTGCCCAGTGGGAACATGCAAGAGGAGCTTCAAGTTTATCAAAAACCTCATTGCACATGTTAAAGGTCACGGGGATAATGAAGAAGCAAAAACGTTTCTTGAACTGCAGAACAACAAGGTGGTTTGCCAGTACTGTCGTCGCCACTTTGTTAGTATAACTCATCTTAATGATCATTTACAAGTCCACTGTGGCGCAAAGCCTTATATTTGTATACAGTTAAACTGCAAGGCAAGTTTTCTGTCAAAGACCAAACTCCTCTTACATAAGAAAACCCATTCAGATTTCATTGCTAAATGCATGTTTCCAAATTGTGGAAAAATCTTTAATGCCCCTTTTAAGCTCTTTGATCATGAGTCACATCATTACAAAACCTTTACTTGTAAAGTTGTCGACTGTGGAAAGGTATTTCATTCTCAACAACAGCTAGATTTGCATGTAGAGAACCATGCTACCCAGCATAAAGACAGTTTACCTCGTTCATCGTTCTCTGCCAAGTCACAGCCTGGTTCTTCAACTAATGAGCAAATACCTTCTAGTCAATATTCTGTTAAACCAGAACATTCCCAGATAAACATCAACTCTGATGCTTCTTGTTATCCAAATCCTGGAGAATTTATGACCATACAAAGTTTGTTGAAGACTTCACCAGAACATGTGGATACCATGGAAACATGCCAAGTCAAACCAGACCCTCCAAAATCACTGTTTCCAACCGGCAACATCTGCAGTTCCAATAAATCCCTCATTCACTCTCATTCCCATTCCCATTTACTTAATTCcagcaaagaaaaagatgagGTTGGCCATCAGTCATTAGATCGTAAGATTCCACCTCAAAATTATCCAGTACATCCATTTGAAGCCAGTGTAGGACAGCTTTTACAAAGTCTGCCCCACACACTCCCCAGCAAAGTAAATACGGATGTAATGAATTACAAATCTAACCATAACTTTATGTTACCTATGCTTCAAGGGCCAGTGTCTTGTAGGAATAGTTTAGCGGTATCATTGCCTCACATTTCTTCGGATCCATCAGTGTCACAACCAATACCACCAAGAATAAACCCTCAACTAACTGAGAGCAACCAAGAGAACTTTGCTACTCCCTCAAATGTCACAGCTCCCCCTCCAGAGCAGAGGCCAAGGTTCCACTGTGCATTTGAAACGTGTACAAAAACCTACAGCTCTTATAGAAGTGTTTCCAAGCACATGAGAGCAGTTCATCCAGAATTCTATGAGAAATGGAAAGTTGCCCGCACTGAAATCAAAATAAGCCACATTCCAGCACTGAACACCTCATCAGGGCCTTTGAGTTCAGTCTCCTCACTACAGACGAAGCAGGCTAGCCGTCGGGTTCAGGGAAATGGTATTATTCAGCCACATTCTTGTCTTAACACAAGTACAACCTCTCAATATGGTGTCCCACAAAATCTCCCATCATTTCCCCACAATCCAAACAGTTCACAGCTAATGGCAAGTGTTTTAAATCCCATTGTCCTTTCTCAGTTAGGTGCTGATCGAAGTCCAATAACAACACAGTCTCAACTTTCAATGGGTCAAAACCCTGTTGCTGCTGGAAGTGAATTTGTTCCTAACCGTAATTCTTCCCAAGTATTCCCATCTAATCAGCAAATGATACACGCGATTGATTCATCTAGTGCTCTTTTCCCACTTGGTATTTCTTCATCCTCTGTAATGGAATCAAAAGTTTGCCATTCAGAGTCCTTGGACTCACTGCTTGATAAAAGTAGAGCCCAGACTACTACTGTGAGCACTCAAAGATCAATGGAGTTGTCACAAGAAATGGCAGCCTCCCAAACCTGTACTTCGAAGATGCAAAGCTGTGTAGTCTCACTTTCCAAGACTCCAGAGAAAACAAAGCCAAATCATGAGCTGTTCGATTTGTCAATTTTGGaggaaaagcaaagcagaaccaTCCAGCCTAAGTATGACCCCGCCATCTCTGAAATGAATCTTGAGACTGAGAGGCAAGACAGGAAACACGCCAGGACCAAATGGCCTGCAATAATCAAAGATGGAAAATTTGTTTGTCGAAGGTGTTTTAGACAGTTTGATAATCCTCGATCTCTTGGTGGTCATTTGTCCAAGCGTGCAATTTGCAAGCCATATCAAGAATCGGCAATAAACACAGATTTACCGCAATCATTTCTTGATCTTCTAAATTCAGAACAAACGGTTGCCACATCCCAGACACAATCCTTTTACAACGGTGTTGCTCCATATCATAAACCTGAAAAGAAGGTAATtggtttttcttcagcttcaaaACATTATCCCACTTCCCAGTATCCTCAAAATAACATGCCGTCATATGAAAACAGTCCCTCGCAAAATGTCATGCTTAAGCATCTTATGCCTGAATCCAGTATGTCTGATCAGTTTGTTCCTCCATCGGACACCCAAACAATGTTCCAAAACAGCTGTGCTTCTCATGCTGCAAGTGAGCATCTACTTGGTACCTCAGTTATACAACATACAGAAACTGTCCAGCTGAAGCAGAGGGTCAATTCATACTTTGCCACCCATCCTCATGATTCACATGTGGAGAGGTTTCCTGTGAGTGAATTCTCTGATTCACTTCTTTCAGAAATCCTCATGGAGAACTCTGCTAGTGCTCTCCTGGGCACTActcacaaaatcaaaaaaactCCTGAATTAATTTTTCATGAAAGTTATCCCTCTAAGAAAACCATCTCGGCTCCAGATTCCTGTTCAAACGCCATGAAGCAAATGTTGTTACCCGAGTTTCACCTTAGTCAAGCAGTAACAAGTGGTATGCAAGCCATGAGTCCAGTGAAGACTACTGATAAAGATATCAAAAAGCGACTGCGTGAGCAGATTTTGGCTGGTGACTTTCAACGCAGAAACATTTGTTCTTCTGGAGATGTGAATCTAAAAACTTCGGGCTCAAGTCCCTACAGTCCCTCCAATAATTCTGGATTTCAGAACTTGTTCTATGACGCAACAAGTCATTCAAAACCTCAAGGTCAAGTCCTTACAGGAAGTTCTCCAGTTACTTCAGAATCGTCTGGTAAAATTGAAGACCTGCTGAACACCCAGAGCTTTACTGGTTTCAGAGAGACTCCCAGAATCCTCATAGAGCTACCAAGCCCCCCAGTTACCACAGCAACTGAACTGGATCCTGGACCTTCAGGGTTATCAGCCAGCCAGCATCAGTGGATGACTGAAATGCAGTGTGCATTTGAAAGGCTTGACTTGATGAGAGAACTTCCTGATCAGTTGATAACTTCGTTAAAACAAAATGGGTTTGAAAAAAGCGGCCTACCTGTATCCTCTCAGGTGAAATCCCAAAATTTCACAGGAGTCACTTCAGTTCCATCAACATCTGTTGTTAAACCATTTGCTTGTGAAGACATTGATTGCTCATTTAGTTCCATTTCTAATGATTCCCTATGGAGGCATCTCTTCAAAGCTCACAACTACACAATTGGGATGGTTAATGAGGTCAAGAAAAGGTATGGACAGTACTCTCCTTTCAAGTGCGAGAAATGTCCGAAAGCATTTACTCGAAACTCAAACCTTCGCATTCATTACCGGTCGGTTCACAAATTATCAAATAAAGAAATTGCAGACCTGGATGAAAAGCGAAAGATGGCAAAAGCTGAAGTATCTAATGCAAGTCGAAAGAAGCCTGTGGCCGTAAACCAGGTTCCATTGGCTCCAGTTAACCATACGATTTTAGATAACAGTGCCTGTATACATCCTCTCCAAGCTTCATATGTTCCTTCAGCTAACACAGCTGTAACTAATCATGAATATCAAGGTCATAATCACTGCTCAGTTATCCATTCCTTAAAAGATGTTCCCATGcaaaatctagaacaaactccACCTGCAAGTCGTCTGACCTTCCCAACCTCCCAGGCAGCACAAACAGGGATGTCTACTGAACAATGGATAAAACAAGAAGGAAATGTGCCTGAATTGCAtgcagaaagtcagaattttccTCTATTCCAGAATTTGTCTACCCTACCTCAAGCTCCAAGAACTCATGAAAATGGCCCTTTCAAGATGCAAACAGTGgttaaacaaaatacaaacattgtCAGGAAGTCTAAAGGGAAGAAGCCAAAATCAGAAGATGCTTTGAGTCCATATAGACCATATCGCTGCGTCCATCAAGGTTGTGAGGCAGCCTTCACGATCCAGCAAAATCTGATCCTCCACTACAGGGCTGTGCACCAGTCTGCTTTGTCAGCACTGGTGGAGAGTGGGGAGCATGTCCTGAGTGAGGAGAATGACCAAAGTGAGGAAACAGATGAACTACTGCACCATGTTAAGGAAGAGCCAGAGTCTGAGTTGCTGCAGATTACAGAAATCAGATGTCAAGTCAAAgactgctgctgtgtttttcaaGAAATTCCCAATCTCTTCCAGCACTATCTGCAGTTGCATGAATTCACAGATGATGAGGTGGAAGCACTATTGTTTGGTGTAAGACTTGGCAGGTTTGCTTGTGGTCACCAAGGCTGCACAGAAACATTCACTGCTTACCGAAAGTATAAAAGTCATGTTAAAGAGCACCATAAAGACCTAAACCTTGCCAAACCTGAACAATTACAAGTTTTCAAGTGTGAAATTGAAGGCTGTGATCGCTCTTATGCTACAAAGTCAAACATGCTCAGACATATGATGAAAAAACATCAGGACTTGTACCAgcttaaactacaaaataaacaagtggAAGAGGATGAAGAGAAGCAAAACTCAACATCTTCACATTACcaatttaccaaaataagtAATGGCAAAGAAAATATAGAGAGCAACAAAAAGATCCCCCTGAGGGCTCATGACAGGAAGAAGGTAGACAAGTCGAAAAGCAAACACTGGCTTAAATATGGAAAACCTTCCTTGAAGTCTAAAGTGGATGCATCTGCCTTGTGCACCAAGAAATTTCACTTGCAGTATCCTTGTATGATCAAAGGCTGCACATCAGTCATGAAGTCTGAAAAGAGCATACTCAAACATTACATTGTACATGGACTGTCGGAAAAGTACTTGGAACAGCACAGGAGTCACTTCATATTCTGCAAGAAGTTCTCCAGACATAAATTTCGTTCCATCAGGAGTGACGACTCCAAATCTGAGAACACTTCAGAGCAGTCGGACGTCGAGAAAACAGATGCTGTCACTGATGAAGGGAAATATGAATATTCAAAGCCGGTCCTACGCAGGAGAAGCCCAACAGAGATGCCCATGACTTTGTTAAAAACTAAgttatcaaaaaagaaaagttctgaTGGACTTGTGGTACTAAAACGTAAACGAGGGCGACCAAAAAAATTTGGCGGAAATTTTGTCAAATCTAAAAAAGTCATTCGGCCAACCAAGACAACGTCTGTTCAGGTCAAGGAAGAGAAGCAGACCTCCCCAAGCCTTGCAATAGTTCCAGAGGAGACGGAGCAGAGTGTGCCCCTGGCTTCCTTTAAACCGATGGGATTTGAAATGTCTTTCTTACAATTCTTGGAAGAGACCAGAGAATCAGAGCAACACTTGATGAGGTCAGTTAAGGTAGAAAATGGTGAGAGCCAAACTAGTTCAAATAGCAAAAAGACCTGTGTCTGGTTCAGCAACCATCAGAACTTAAAGTCACTttgcaaagtgaaaataaaactagatCCAGCCTTTGTGGGTGTCATAGAGCCCATGTTGAAACAGCTGCAGGACATGGACCCCGCTGTAGTGTTGGAGAGATGTGACTGA
- the smim8 gene encoding small integral membrane protein 8, with the protein MLEKEADKGKESAGEKGFRTPGLRGAQTTTLFRAVNPELFIKPNKPVMVFGLVAITLSVGYLGYLHAMKENDQQLYEAIDSEGERHMKRKTSKWD; encoded by the exons ATGTTGGAAAAAGAAGCCGATAAGGGGAAGGAGAGCGCCGGGGAGAAAGGCTTCCGGACGCCTGGGTTGAGAGGAGCACAGACCACCACACTGTTCCGTGCTGTCAATCCTGAACTCTTCATAAAACCA AATAAACCAGTGATGGTATTTGGGCTGGTGGCCATCACCTTGAGCGTGGGTTACCTGGGCTATCTGCACgccatgaaagaaaatgaccaGCAGCTTTATGAAGCGATAGACAGCGAAGGAGAGAGACACATGAAAAGGAAGACTTCCAAATGGGACTGA